DNA from Nymphaea colorata isolate Beijing-Zhang1983 chromosome 4, ASM883128v2, whole genome shotgun sequence:
TGTCTGCTAACGTTCCATGAGGTTGTAACAGGAAAACGTGATGAAAAATTAAAACGGAATTTCAcacggaaaaagaaaaaagaaaaaaattggttgtAAATCGTAAGTAAAACCAGAAATTGCACCGTCTGCTCCAGATGCAAGGGATAACATTCAAGAGCAACATCAATTGGTCAATCGAGCCTAGACGGAAAAgaggtgaaaagaaaaaaaaaattattgtaacCACGAATTGTGCTCTAGGTAAACATCACCTGAACGATATCAGCAAGGCTTCTCCTCCTCTCCCCCATCCCCAGACCCGACAACCCAATCAGACCATCCTCTCCTCGCTCAAGCCACTCAGCCGAAGCCTGCCGCGGCATACTGTTGTGCGCAAGCTTACTGCTTTCGTTCCCCGGGCGTGCCCCCGCTCCAGCGTGCAAAGAAAGCAACGGCTTGCTCCCTCCATCACCCACAGTCCCTACATTCTTCCTATCCCCAATCCGGCCGATAGACGAGCTCCCTGCCTGCAACCGTTGCGTCACTCGCCAATCCTCCTTCGACAAGCTCGGATGAGGAAGCCTCGGATTCACGTTTCCCTTCGAATAATAGTACGATAGGTACGCCGGATCCTTCCGTAACTGGTCGTCGACAGAATTGGGGCCATTAACGAGGCCATCGATTGCTAAGAACGAGCCTTCCACCGTCGGCGGCGCGCTACCGCTCCGGTACGGGAGTAACTCCCTCTCCCGGCCTCGATCGCCTATCTCGCGGTGGTTACGGAGGATGAAATCGATCTCCTTCCCCAACTCATCCTCCAGATTCTTCGGCATGATTCCCATATCCGTCGCCATTTTCCCGAATACTACAACAGATCCATCCGTGCCAACGTCAAACACAAGGAACCGAAAAAATTaagcaaagaaaacaaaaggcgatattttttggcaaaattcAGCGCCTACCTTCAGCAACATAACCGATGCACGTCGAATGGAGTCAGTGCCCTACGTCCGTTCTGTAAAAAAGCAATCTTTCCATCATAAAGCCCATATATTCAAAACTTTTGTTGCAGAATCttcacctctccctctctcggaATCACGAGGAAGTTAAAACAAACTAGAGATGCTCTGAgtaaggagaagaagaaagggtcCAGAAAACAGTGATCCGCAGATCCGGCTAGGGTTCTGGCGATCACCCgggagagggcgagagagagagagagagaaggagggaggaggtaACGGCAAAGACGaggaataaaaaataatacaatAATAATATGGTGGCACCCATCATGGATAAGGAGCGGTCTGTACCGGATCCGTACTGAGTAGTCGGGATCCGAGTTATGGATCTGAAACTTGACTGGACTGGGTTCCAAATCCGAATgaattaaacaaataaacaactgTTGAACCTGGGTCCGAACATCGTGGCCCGAAGTGCCACAAAGATCTGGTTCAGGTTCAGGGTAACGGCATGAGAAAGAGAACGGCAGATGAAGAAGACGTGCTATTCATGTGGATCGATGAGGACCAAATCAAACTTCGCTTCACATCCGAAATTCCAGTTGGGACTTGGACTTTATTAAGTAAATCGTGATAACCAAAGTGGTTCTCATCAGAATATAATATCTAGTTACATATAGAgcaactataagtatcaaatcaTACAAAATTTATGTATCCAATATCAATATCGTATCGGTTTGCTCACTAGGATATGAATTATCGGTCGATATACACCAGCCTATACCGACttactttcttgttttaatttattaaaaattagttttaaaCATTTAGATTGATTTTAAAAGGTAACCACAATATAGAACTGTATTATATCACTACGGGGCCGataaatatatgaacatctAATTTTAGTCACAGTCAGTAAAGCCAACAAATTTGAGTTATATTTAAGTAAGATCTTGGGAGGGGAACAAAGTGTGTTTTGTGGAGAACCACGGGAGAGTGTTTGAGAAATAACAATGTCAGAGGTATTATGGAAAAGCCTCCGGTTTCCTCAACGAGTGCAGCATCACAAAGTTCAATACCCATGGCTGCAGCTCCATTAGAAGAAGGTGAACCTGAACCATAAGCTTCCAAACGAAGTTGGTTCACATAGAGCAGGATATTGTTCTACTTGTACAGCACATGATTTGTTATACTCGTTGTACAGCAcatgatttgtcatcttctTACTCCTGATTTTGATCAAGGGAGTAAATTGTTCCTTTCACCAAGTAATTTCTTGCAACGTTGGTGCACCGGAATACTTGAGGCAGTCATCTCTCTCTATGGGGAAAAGcttcatttacatatttgatcATGGGGATGAGCTTTCAGTCGTCTTTATCAGTCAATGACTCAGAGAAGGGTGATCTTTCGTATGCTACGTTCGTACGATGGTTGGAGTAAAAATTTTCTATCTAAGGACATTAATCCTTTAACTTGTATCTTTTACGGGCATGACCTATGTGGCTGACCAAAATGTCcaagacaatatatatatatatatatatatatatacaatatatattcACTGAACCATAATTCTAAGGTTCTGATGTTATCTGTGGCATGAAACGCGGGCCTCCATCTTTTTTATGAGGAGCTCCCATTTGATATCCTTTCTcagtttactttttttttttttttttgtgataatggaatggaagagggaaggaggaagacCACTGAGCTGCGCCGGCCGATGGCCTGGGTGCCACCGTCGGCCGGCAGGAAGGGGAGAATTCCCACCCCATTCCTCTATAACGTTTGGAGGAATGAGGAGGGGCATCTCCCCCTCCCGCCGACCAACGCCGACAGCAGCGCCCAGGCCGTTGGCCGGTGGAAGGGGGAGAAACCCTCCTTCTTTCCTTCCTATAGTTTAGAGGAAAGGGGAGGGGCACCTCTCCCTCTCGCCGGCAGACGGCGGCACCCAGGCTATTGGTCGACTCGACGAAAGGGGGAAACCCTTCCCAATGTCCTCCCTAACAAGGGGGAGGagtttctctttcttctgcCGGTCGACAATGACAACGATGCCGCTGCCCAACGGTCACATACCGTTAGGCGGTACCAGCCGCTGTCGGCCGGCGGGAGGGGGAGAAACTCCTGCCCCTTCCTCCGTCATGTTAGTGTGTAAAAGGAAAGGTTTCTCCCCCTTTCACAGATCGACAGCAGCCTCGACCGATGGCCTAGGCGCCGCTGTAGGCCAGCAGAGCTTCTcccctcctccttccctctgcCACCTTGAGGactattaaaaaataataacaaaataaaaagtagaaaaaaaaaaagaaagccgTTTGATATCTATAGATGACATCAGAACTTCGAggaatgtatgtatatatatgaatttgactaTTTAAAGTTTATCCAGTCATCTAACTACCATAGTCTATAAGTGGAtagttgaaataaaaatatgaaaaaataagtgaacTGATGTTAAACAATGAAAATGcctgtcacttttttttttttacttgttcatTAAATAACGCTGGTTATATGGTTAGATAACTCTACAAAGCTAAAGTTGccaattgatttttatatacaaGGAAATTTGATAAAAGCCAAACAAATtgagtaagagacaaaaaccagttGCAATGTAACtatatagatatgattttaagaGCAATTGGGTGAGAAACATGTATTAAGTTACTCGTTTTCTTgcttaaataatatttttttataataaaaaatgaattactcttataacatcaaaattttgatagtaaaaaaattaaattagtatttataaacacattaaaaagttcatattttgtttaaaacattttttagtatGAATATAAGAGGCCAGGTTTTAATTCCTTACTTAAGTGTTatagttaaatatatatatatatatatatatatatatacacgcgcATGTGTgggtaatatatatatgaatatatatatgaatatatatacgcGCACCTGTGTGGGCAATAGCCTCCACACGTCCACATATGCCTCCGCCTCAGGGTTCAACATATGGTCCACTCCAGCTTCCTACGTACGTGAATGGCAGAATGGGACATTACATTACCTTGCCTCACGGGATTAAGTATTGTCACAAAACATTCGGGTTATGGTCCGGGTTCGATTTACCTCACGGGGCTCCGGCTGAACCCAATTCTTCGCGACGTCGGAAGACTCGATCAAttcggttctctctctctctctctcacttaaCTTTTTGGATATTTACGTTGAAATCGTTTTAGCGATTGACAGATCTTGATCTGGGCAGAGCAGCAGAGTACAGGTTTTGGCGCGAGGATTCAAGAGTTTTGGAGGGACAAAACAATGAGGAAGGCTGCTGGAGCCAACACCGCCAAGGTACATATTTCCTTCTCCTTACCTCTTCCTGCTCGATCGCCCTCTTCTCCACCATTGTTGATTCGGTTTGCTGTTTCCGGTTCATTTTCTGTCATTGTTTCTTCGCTGACCCAGAAACGGTGTCTTGTGTACGTTCGTCTCGTCGAGGGTGTGATCGACTTTTTTCAGCCACCAGTCTTTTTCTGTGCGCCATCTGTTCACCATTCTCTAATTACCAGTGGACGTAAAATTGGTGTCTGGAATTAGGGGTTGTTCgtatgtttgtgttttttgcacACGAGTTCCAGTCATTATTTTGTCCAACAATCTTGAAATCGTTAAACCGTAAATAACTATTTTGGCGTTGCACCATGTGTTTTGTCATTTAGATTCCTCGTcccccctcccctccctcccGGGTTTGACAAAAGATCCAAAAGTTACTAATCGAGTGCTATTTTCTGAAGCGTTTGTAACGATCTAAAAGTTTTTTATGGCCTTATATTTTACAAGTTATTCCTACCAAGACCCAGGTAATGGAGTGCTTATGGGTTTGGTTATGCCATATTTCACATGATCATAAGCAGTATGCGACTGCTTGGGACTGCCAACTTGGCGCAGAGAATGCAGTCGATTGATCTTCATCGACAGGGGCATCCTTTTTACGGTATATATTACACCAATATTTGGTGCCAGGGCTGGTTTTAAGATTATGGAGTCAAATAAAAATCATTGAAGTAATTGGACTCCTTGTAGACATCAACGAAAGAAAAAGCAcctcaaaaataaataaaaagataatCATGTGTTCCTGTGATGGGGAAAATCAACTTGCTGCAACCCTGATGTCTTAAAGAGTACCATTCGGGCAAAAAGGCCTCTAAGGATTATGTTATCCATGTCTTGCGAGGAGGCACCTCACCTATGTAGTCCATTTACTTTTGCCAGGAACTCTTTACGAAGAGACCGTATTATTAATGGCCAAATGTATTTGTTACGTTGTATATAAAAGCTATTTGCGATGCTGTGTTTGGGCGTAGAAATGTTGTCCTTTTATACAGCAGAGGAAGTCACTAATGTGAATAAGAATGTTACCATGTTATCAGTTGAACTTTCACAGAAAGTTTCACAAACTTCGTGGaacatgaaacaaaatgttAAGAGAGTGAACATGAACTAAAATAAGTTCTTTAATGATCACAAAGATTCTTTAAAATGAcccttttctggttttttttcaCCGTTGTTAACATGCAGACACTTGAGAAGCTAGAGAAAAGTGTGCAAGCTGGGAAGTATTATGAAGCACAACAGATGTACAAGTCTATACATACGAGGTACTTTACATATTATTCTTCAATGAAACTGTCATCCTTTTCCAGTATCTTGTGGTTTGTTTTATTTCAGCAATTTTATGGTTCCACGAGAATAATTTCAAAGGATCTTAGCTTCGATGTCTCTGTTAATGGAAACATGGTGCTCATATTAATAATAGGTCTTTCTGATGTTGATAGCATgcaaaaaataatgtcaaactATAGACATCTTGGAGATTTAATTGAGCTTTCATGAACTATGAAGAGTGAGAAATGCCTGGAATTGAGAGTTGCTGATGAAATTTTCCATAATTTGCAATATTGGGCTTCAAATATGagttgaaattttatttgctttattttacaTATCTTTATTTGCTGTATTTTACAAATTGACCTTTGAAGATATCCAAATTGAACCAATGTTAAAAAAATTCGAAGCCTCAACCTTGAAATGAGACACAAAAGCCGTACAAATTGAATGGCATAACTCCTTATCCAAATTCCAGTCTGTAATTTGTAGCAGCAATACATGAAAGTTCACTTTGTTTTTCCCTTATTTCCTGAGTCCAATTAAACCGGCTAGTTGATGAGGAAACATTCTGGTATAGTTATGTGCAATCCAAACTGCATTAAGGTAACACAATGTGACTGTGTCGAGTCCATCTATGGAATAGATATGGAGCTTTACAGGATGCAGATGTAGAAATATGGTGCTTATTAGCATTAAAATTTGTGGTTCTTGAAATCTTCATCTGTTTCTCTCCTGTTGATTGAAGTCAGAGTCCACATGTCTTTAACCATCTAAATCCAACTGTTTCGTTATCAACCCCATGGTGTGTTCCCTGAAAGAGTAATATCAAATCTCATACTGTTTTGCGTGGCATTATTGTGGAGGTGGACCTTGGTCTGCAAGTTTGAAAAGGCTTGGGTCTAGATTCTAGAAACACAAAGGGATATGCTCAGAGTGTGGGCGTGGATCCTAATCAAAGGATCCTGGACAATAATTCCATAAATTTTAGGCATAGGAGCATAAAGCACAAGCACATAAATACATATTGAAGTCAAGCCATCTTTGTAGTAAAACTTCAAAAGGTTTGAATTTGATTGTGCTTACATGGCCTGCATACTTTCTGTagaattttcattttacttttttgtcctcaacacttcttttgcactggtGTATCTTCATGAATGTGTCTTTAGTGGAATTACACGAAATTTCTTGACTTAATTTCTTTGTTAAGTGTTTAGCTGTTGAATTGAACAGATATATTACAGCTCAAAAATATGGGGAAGCGTTAGATATCCTCCAGTCTGGTGCTTCAGTCCAACTGAAACACAACCAggttatatttttattaattcagACATTTTGTACCAGCATGAACACCTAACTGGACAATACATTGTTATgcatttcttaatttctgaaGCAATGTTATAGTGTGCCTGCAGTTTTTCATAATCAACATCTTAAAGCTTCATGGTAGAGCAATCAATGAGAACAACTGGGATTTCTCATTTTGAAAGTGAGGCCATGAATGATGTTCAAATTCTAATTCTTGGGGGGGATCATTCAGGCCAATTGCTGATTGACATTATATATGAATACATTAAATTGGTCTTTAAAGAGTTCATAGTAGAAAGAGGCATGCAAGTCTTTATGAGTCTGGAAGGGTACGATCGGCTTCTCGATTGTGGACCACCATGATTCTTATTATAAGGTGGTACTTGACACGTAGCTAATGTGACCTTTTATTTTACTAACAGATGATCAATCAGTGATCTAGAGACCTGCCTGAACCTTTTTGAATGGAAGGGCATACGAGAAGCAGTTTTAGGGCTTTGAATCTTGACATGGTTGGGCTGTTTGGGTCATTGAGGTTGAAGGTTGACAAATTCAAGCATGAAATTGATACTCTCAAGCAGCTTCAGCACGAGCTTGATATctcaaaaaaattggaaattgtgTTTAATGGAAACTTGTAATCTCATTTGGGAAACTTAGGGgataaattataatttttttatgaatcaaGTTTTCCCTTGGAGGGTTGGGAGGGGGTTGTGTTGGTTCAATGGCAAAGGTGTTAGACCCTAGTCGATGGTATAGAAATTCAGTAAGATGTGGATCCAATACATGGTAACTGATACCATTCAACATGCTAAGTCAATTCTAAAAGCTGTATAACTAGTTAGAGAAAGCAAAATATACTCACCCGAGAACTTGATTCCATATActgaaacaaagaagaaatcctagaaaataaaatcaagatagggatgtcacaccccgaccttttgacacccaaacattttttttttctaaacataaagcatcgaggtgcgactacacaacagttcaaaagagatgagccaagcaattcaaaacaatggggcgaaccttcatttatataaccattttgtatATACAAACCACATCTAtgtgtataacaaaaatgctCCAACTATATGATTGATGTCTAtcaaaaaacaagacatcaataccaATAAACCAAGATGCGCCAGcactaaacaagaaaacaaaacccaaaacctccccagtaggacgtgagtgaagccatctgctcaacctgctgccccgggtccaccaaaacctgaaaaagaaaacaactgaaagctcagccttcgcagtatgacaacaagccaggaaaataccaaaccctcttagatagggctcaaatcagaaaacaattatcaaaatcattcatcattatgtcgtgtcaaggGAAATCTAATAGAAAAGAATCTAGAACAAAAAGAACAATCTGTAAACGAATCCAAGACTGTAGCAGAAAATAAATGTTCTAGAAAAATGCAGTTGCTTTTCTTGCGAAGGGAGGGGGACACTTAAGGCCTAGTCTATGAATTAATGAGAAGTTCAATGTGGTAACTTGaattgcatttcttttctaCCTTTACATCTAATTGGTGAAGAAGGTCTTCAATCAATGAGCAACAAGGAGCCTGGTAAATTGGTGGAGAATTAtattaaactttaaagtttaaagtgtCTGATTGGTGATTCATGTCAGGTTGTAAATGCGAGGGTTTGGCTTGGTGAACTATTGACAAGAAAGAAGGGGATCTTAGCCAAGGGGTAGTTCAACATGCttatttttagttaaaaatGAATTCCACTCACGGAATTATAGCAGGCTCAAGAATCATGATAGCCAGTTCCTCGTTTGAAGTTTATTTGTTCTCATTCCTTTTCGCAGGGAATAAATGATGATCATCAATGCTGTAGTTGCTCTCATTACTTGTATCTTATGTTGCTTGAGTACTCTGGGCTCTGGATTTCAGGCTTATCACATTCTCTGTTTTCAGATTACACAACATGtcagcttttcatttttcatgatcTCAATTTTCTTCAAATAGATGCCATATTTACTCATCCCTCTACATCTTCCTAGGTCACTTGTGGGGCTGAACTTGCTGTTTTGTTTGTTGAGACACTTGTCAAGGGGAAATATCCATTTTTGCATGAAAATCTTGGTTAGTTTCTTACTTGTTATGTTTATATCTGGTGTATTGTGGCCCACTGTGGATCAAGGATTTTGTGCTTGTGTTTTCGTACTGACTAGTTGTTTCATTTTCTCAgggttttctcattttctacCATCTATTTTTCTGTATTCTTTTGTTCCCTTGAATGTAGGCACCACTGTGGATCAAGGATTTTGTGCTTGTGTTTTCGTATTGACTAGTTGTTTCATTTTCTCAgggttttctcattttctacCATCTATTTTTCTGTATTCTTTTGTTCCCTTGAATGTAGGCAGTTGATAACCAATTGTAGGGCTTGAGGAGCTAAGCAAGATTGCCTTGACCCAAATTTTGAGAAGCATGGCCACCAAACACACGTACACTCACATGCACTCCAATGCATTCATGCAGGCATGGTCTGCAAAACTAGCTTTTGACCAAGTTTCAGCCAACTTCAGTTGAAATACATGCAGTTTCCTTGAGAAAATCATTCATGTAATATACAACTACTTTATCATTCATTTCTGCTTGCCGCACAAAGACAAAGAGAAACGGATACGGGCTGTTCTTGTTTAAGTGGTTGACATTCTATGCAAGCATAAATAACTGGATCTTTTGCTGCTTAATGTTCTTGATATTACTACTTAGGAATTAGGATTTGGTTTTGcactcaaaaattaatatttgatatGATTCTGTTCTCTCCATTTTGCCCAGGTAATGACCTTTATGTTGTTTGGCCACTATTACTGATTTTGTCTTTCATGTTAGGAGTTGATTTTGCCAATATGATCATGCTGTAAGCTTTTTTATCAGATCGTGTCAGGTCCATATATGCTGATTTCCCTCAAATTGCTCTGCCACACCACTTAATGGACGATGATGATGACATGCAAAAGCTCTCAGAGGCATTGGTTGCTGCAAAGACACGTGTCGAGGGATGCTCATCATTTCTAAAAGCAGCCATTAGGTAGTCATCCTAGCATTCAGAAAGGAGAggataatttttgttttgggggtgtggtgtgggggggggggggggagggatGATTTCGGAGAAATAGCTAATAAAAAGCTAAATATTGtgaaaaaaactaaatatacatatgtttagatctctctctcacacacacatctcttcaattttttttaaaatctcgaACAGGAAGTGATTTgctcaaaatttctctcttgtAAACTCACCTTTtcgtatttttcttttttataccAGTCAACAGGGATTTGCTCTAATTGTTTTTCTGTGATTCATGTTTCCAGATTCTGCAATTCGTATATCCCCTgttctttgtaatattttgACATTGgatactttttcttcttgaatacTTCTGgtttcatctttatttttatttgtgaGGAAGTGATTTTTGGTAAATCTCTATACTTTTTCCTGTGGATGTTAAAGTCCTTTATTTGTGTCGCAACTTTATCTGGAACAGTTGCTTTATCTCTTTTCCCTCTGATATTTAGCTTAAATCTCATGTGTTTTTTCTATGAGCAACCTCAGGTAAAATATTTagccttttaactttttatgttATAAATAGGTGGTCTGCAGAATTTGGTGGTCCTAGGAGGGGATCTCCAGAGCTGCATGATATGTTGGCTGAATACATGTACTCTCAATCTCCTGAACCGGTAGGTCCAGAAGCAGTTGCACACACGATAGATTTGCCAGGTTTCTTTATTCTCATTCAGCTGCTATTATCCAGTCAATGATTAAACCAATAAAGTGATGTTATTTCAGATTATGTGTCTTTTGCATTTGCTATGTTTTTCACTCAGACATTTTATCTCTTGCTCtgcacgcacacacacgcacgcacacacacatacacacacacatatgtatatatacatatatatatatacatatatatatatatatgtacatatacatatatatatgtacatatacatatatatatgtacatatacatatatatatgtacatatacatatatatatgtacatatatatatatatatgtacatatacatatatatatatatatatatatatagagagagagagagagagagagacagtgacTCTGATAAATCAGAGTCACGGTGACAGCCCATCTCAGCTGCTCGACAGCGGCTGACAATTGTGTTGGCTTTTCCTTTTTAGTGTGGTGTATGCGtttttgagtttttcaaataaaaaaggaaaacccttccttttttactttaaGCATCCCATTCACAGACCTGAGAGCATCCAGAGGCCGGTCAAGTTGACACTTTTCCAAGATGTATTTATTCATGTGTAGGTGCATATGTATTCAATTTCAGACATGTACTTTCTATTTGCTTTAGTATCAGCTGATCCTAGGTACAATTTTTAGCCCTATGTTAAAATGTGAGAACAATACTCTATATGCATTTACCAAGCTGCAATTATACCACTGCCGGGGAAAATTTTATGATGCAGTActtagttgtgtttgttttgGAAGTGCTAATGGAGTTTGCAACTTTTTTTGTAGGATATGGTGAAGGTATCAATGCATTTTGTTAGAGGAAACTGCCCTGAGAAGTTTGCTTCAATACTGGTGAATTTCATGGGCAAGGTATGACAGATTTTAGAATGATAATATCCGCTTGCAGCTCCAATTTAATATTTATCTCTGCCTTATTCAAATTGCTCTTATGATTGCATCTTCTTTTTCTACTGAGAACTACTAAATCAAAAAGAATATGAAGGAAACTGAGACGTGGCCTTATCTTAGTTCTTGAGTATAGCAATCAAGCTGTAAGCTCCCATCAACATGCTGACAATGAATGTGTTGTGAGCCAGAGCCTTCCACTGCTTATTTCGATCCAgtattttaaacatttattattttttgcatttgttttccGATGCTGTTGAAGATCAATATATGGAAGGAAATGAATTTTTTGGTCAAACGACCCACTCTCCAACTATGGCACATCATTATGTAGCAAGAACATAGAAGATCAGATGATTCTGATCATGGTGAAGATTGTAATCTGGTGAACCAAAATGGAAGTCTTAACCAAAATGGAAGTCTTAAGTAATCTCAATTGTTGGTCCACCACATGCCTAGAGTTACCAGGTTCAGGTGGTCAACTGCAGCTAGTGTGAAGGCTCTGGCTCTACACTCTACACCAAAAAACAGTTCAATCACTTCAAAATTACCTAATCTAAAGAGCCGTCATCTGGCCTAAGAGGACACTGGAAGTAGGCCGTTTGTGCATGGAGGCTAACAGTACATCTAAATAGCAGTACAAATTGTCACTGTTAGTTCAAATCAAACAACCTCAGATGCCCCAAGCTCCCCATGGTTCTCAAGAGTAAGACGAAAGATTAAGAATTGAAGCAAGTTCAACAGCAAGAAGCACAAATAATAAAACTTAATGGATAATCTTAGGGGAACCTTTGATAGACAATGTAACTACTCAATGCAAATGATGAGCTAAACTTATGATATGTACAGTGATACGAGGGCTCTCAGTGCTAGCATTCATGGGAAAAAGAGCAAAATGGAAGTAATAGCATAAACGAATATAAACACCCTTTTGGCTTCACCACTAAATTTTGCTTGGATGGTAACAGACAAGATTGCTGATACTTAATGGACTTTGGATTACACAAGGTACTGAAGCTGGCCAAGGTCgttcttttctttgttatttaaCCTGTTACCATAATATGTGTAGAAGCTCATTAAGCAAAATCAGACAATATAATAATTGTGAATAGCCCTAACcatgaaaaggaaatgtatCTTATGCTAGATGCAGTAGAAACCATCACTGAAATATCAAGTGTGAGTTGGACCAAATATTGAGACATGGTCAATACTACAATAAGGATTAATTGGTTTTCCTGTATCTGTATACAGAAGTTTCTCATAACCTTCTATTATTCCTTTCAATTTTGGAAGTAAATATTTTGCATAGTCAAAATTTatcatccattttttttagattCTATCTGTTtactatttttattaattttattgatgCAGTGCTATCCTGGAGAAGATGATTTGGCCATTGCTCGAGCtgttttaatgtaaaataatttACTTTACTGCTTTTTAACATGTATTTGTTCTAGTGAAGTTTGAGGTGAAAGCAATATA
Protein-coding regions in this window:
- the LOC116253072 gene encoding protein GET4; the protein is MRKAAGANTAKTLEKLEKSVQAGKYYEAQQMYKSIHTRYITAQKYGEALDILQSGASVQLKHNQVTCGAELAVLFVETLVKGKYPFLHENLDRVRSIYADFPQIALPHHLMDDDDDMQKLSEALVAAKTRVEGCSSFLKAAIRWSAEFGGPRRGSPELHDMLAEYMYSQSPEPDMVKVSMHFVRGNCPEKFASILVNFMGKCYPGEDDLAIARAVLMYLSLGNLRDANFLVDEMRKQLILKQLEFPSTELMTFVNYLLQTLEREAVPLFKILRQKYKSSIDRESLFDELLDGIAERFYGLQKRSGLQGMFGDFFKMMGGEMVA